In Syntrophaceae bacterium, the sequence CTGAAATGACGTGCCAGTCTCTCTTACATATCCTCAGCACCTCTCGTTAAAGCATGTGGACGCACATCATGCGCGGCTAACACTCTACATATCGGAAACCCCTTCATTGATTATTGTAAAATAGCAGCATTATGTTGCTGAAATAATTCTCGACTTGTAATACCGATTTTGATAATTGGTAAAAAAATTGTTCGACAAAGATTGATTTGCATTGGAGGGAATCATGAAAAAAGCATGGGCGGTCTCCCTAATCATGATAGGGGTCTTCTTGGCGACAGCGCCAACCACCAGTTTTGCCCAAGACGGCAAGGCTCCGCTACCCCCCCCGAAGGAAAAGGCAGCAGTCGCTGCCGACAGCGATCAGTATATCATCGGTCCTGAAGATGTCCTGCTGGTCTATGTTTGGAGGGAAGACTCGATCACCAAGACGGTGCCGGTGCGAATCGACGGAAAAATTTCCCTTCCCCTCGTGAACGATATCCAGGCCGCAGGTCTCACCCCTCTCCAATTGAAGGAAGCGCTGACGGATAAGCTCAAGACCTTCGTGGAAAATCCAACGGTTACAGTAACAGTCATGGAGGCAAACAGCTACAAGGCCTATGTTTCCGGAGAAGTGAAAAAACCAGGTGTTTATGTCATACGCAGTGACATGACCCTGACCAAACTCATCATCATGGCCGGCGGATTCACGGAATGGGCTAACCAAAAGAAAATCATGATCATTACAAAAGAAAAAGGCAAGGAGAAGAGAATAACGGCAAATTATACGAAGATTATCGACGGAGAAGAGCCGGATAATATGATCAAGAGTGGCGATACAGTCATCGTGAGATGAAAGGGGAGCCATCATGAATCCGAAGAAATGTATTCTGTTTTTTTTGAGTTGTTTGCTTTGGCTGAGTTCGGCACCGCTTGTCCAAGCGGCGGACCTGCTCTCGAAATTCCATCCTTACCTCAGCATCAAGGAGCAATTCAGCAATAACCTGGACCTGACATCGACGAACGAGAAAAAGGATTTCTACACCACCGTTCAGCCCGGAATCAAATTTTCCAACATGGATGAAAGGGGGGGATTGGATCTGGATTACTCCCTCGGGGCCGTGTTCTACTCGAAATACACCAACTTGAACTACATCAGCCATAAGGCCTCGATGAATGCAAAATACATGACATCGCAACATATCAATTTTTATCTCAAGGAATCTTTCATTCGTTCCGAAGATACAAGGGAAAGCGAATATTACACAACGACGGAGGAGAACAAATACGTACTGTCCACACAGAGGGAGAGGGCGGTTTACTGGCGTAACGTCTTGTCTCCGACAATTGAATACCAGTTCGGGCCGGAAAACCGCCTTGGCCTCAACTACCGCAACAATTTGTATCGAACGGACAGTTCTTCGGGTAATGACAGCCATGAAAATTTCGTCAATCCTTTTTTTACTTACTGGTTCGACAAGCGAAACGGGATCAGTCTTGACTATGGCTTTACCAAGGGAGACTTCGAGACGAGTCCGGACCTGACCGGCCACCGGGCAAGTGCCCGTTACACCAACCGTTTCAGCGAGAGAAGTTCCATCTTCGGGGAATACGCTTATTCCAAGCGGGTGTTCGATTCACCCGGTGTTGATTATGACATTCACGAACCTATCGTGGGAATAACCTATGCGCTGACTCCGACCCTGAATGCATCCGCGCAGGCTGGCTATTTCTGGAAAGTGCCGGAGAGCGGGTCCCGGAAAGACGGGTTTTCGTACAAGGCTGATCTGAAGAATATCGATCCGCGGACTACTTTCCAGATCAGTATTAAGGGCGGTTATACGGAAGAT encodes:
- a CDS encoding outer membrane beta-barrel protein, encoding MNPKKCILFFLSCLLWLSSAPLVQAADLLSKFHPYLSIKEQFSNNLDLTSTNEKKDFYTTVQPGIKFSNMDERGGLDLDYSLGAVFYSKYTNLNYISHKASMNAKYMTSQHINFYLKESFIRSEDTRESEYYTTTEENKYVLSTQRERAVYWRNVLSPTIEYQFGPENRLGLNYRNNLYRTDSSSGNDSHENFVNPFFTYWFDKRNGISLDYGFTKGDFETSPDLTGHRASARYTNRFSERSSIFGEYAYSKRVFDSPGVDYDIHEPIVGITYALTPTLNASAQAGYFWKVPESGSRKDGFSYKADLKNIDPRTTFQISIKGGYTEDFFTSENLGFNRYHRVTGSVTHMLDRHISIGAFGSYERAEFDQPEHKDDIWGIGARASYSPLKWLTLALEISRRNRNSDVSTYDYTENRGMLTVTATY